From the genome of Lutzomyia longipalpis isolate SR_M1_2022 chromosome 2, ASM2433408v1, one region includes:
- the LOC129789236 gene encoding lipase 3-like, whose product MEIKGVPWIVELIHKYRYYAETHNVTTKDGYILELHRISGGDRYPPKPGKRVVLLTHGLLGSSADWVILGPGLALGYLLSDQNYDVWLSNARGNRYSRSHISLNPENRDFWLFSFHEIGIYDLPSTIDYILDVTGQSSLFYCGHSQGSTTFWVLLSERPEYNSKIIMMQSFAPVAFMANPRSPIVQAFAQNLPAVEMMFATFGIYEFMPSSDWLRTSTQLLCSETSPVAYICKNSLFLVVGFDPKQMNSTILPQYLGHMPAGSSARQGFHYCQLAISDGFQQYDFGAIENFRRYHQLNPPDYKLYRAHVPTVIHYAANDWIVNVTDVDKLTSMLPNVHLKHLINFENFNHFDYVIAADVKRLLYDMVIDLFNKF is encoded by the exons ATGGAGATAAAGGGTGTACCATGGATT GTGGAATTGATCCACAAATACCGATATTACGCAGAGACGCACAATGTAACAACCAAAGATGGCTACATCCTTGAACTTCATCGTATTTCCGGTGGGGATCGTTACCCGCCAAAACCCGGAAAACGTGTTGTTCTTCTTACACACGGTCTCCTCGGCTCTTCGGCAGACTGGGTGATTCTAGGACCAGGCCTAGCACTCGGGTACCTACTCTCTGATCAAAACTACGACGTTTGGCTTAGCAATGCTCGAGGGAATCGATACTCCCGCAGTCACATTTCACTTAATCCTGAAAATCGAGACTTTTGGTTATTCTCCTTCCACGAGATCGGTATCTACGATCTTCCGTCCACAATAGACTACATATTGGATGTTACTGGTCAGAGCAGTTTATTTTACTGCGGTCATTCACAAGGATCAACAACGTTCTGGGTGTTACTGTCGGAGCGTCCAGAGTACAACAGTAAGATCATCATGATGCAGTCATTTGCTCCAGTAGCCTTTATGGCTAATCCTAGGTCTCCAATTGTTCAAGCCTTCGCCCAGAATCTTCCTGCAGTTGAAATGATGTTTGCAACATTtggaatttatgaatttatgcCTTCGTCTGATTGGCTCAGAACTTCTACGCAGTTGCTGTGCAGTGAAACATCTCCTGTTGCTTACATTTGTAAAAATAGCCTATTCCTTGTTGTAGGTTTCGATCCCAAGCAAATGAATTCA acaATTTTGCCACAATATTTGGGTCATATGCCAGCTGGTTCGTCTGCCCGTCAAGGATTCCATTACTGCCAACTGGCTATTTCCGATGGTTTCCAGCAGTACGATTTCGGAGCCATTGAGAACTTTCGACGGTACCATCAGCTTAATCCTCCGGATTACAAACTCTACAGGGCACATGTACCAACAGTCATCCATTACGCAGCCAATGATTGGATTGTAAACGTTACGGACGTAGATAAACTAACCTCAATGCTTCCGAATGTGCATCTGaagcatttaattaattttgaaaattttaaccaCTTTGATTATGTTATAGCAGCTGATGTAAAGCGTTTACTCTACGACATGGTGATTgatcttttcaataaattttaa
- the LOC129791031 gene encoding tyrosine-protein kinase hopscotch, translating to MASSEIFLYNINEYATIDHCPTATCEAVCNLVCRKLKVQPIVELLFGLRPCGSRNFVAPCQPLVAKQKYEFRIRYKLPDVTKLKDLDKELFKYYFSQVKHDLLENKIPHLQYEEHSRKIMGLVLTDMYLEMVQNKVSPQELMGRYKRYVPKVIMKKYTMLFVKRAIKKELDMIEKFDHDPFYIIQSYISEISNIAPEYLTEEYSASTPYLRERDQTPKRNSCPVTLRISPYHADQPGLRVHYAYKNMWHNITIENMSGIEMHNLEVRIITQNEREKFVLTFKDRDSMESFVSCLSGYYRLMVKWSVNLCAGYPSPSLQELEKMRCHGPIGKEFAYKKIQLNSNESGSFLVRTSEEQYDVYFIDIAFQKDDFRTFTVTYRDGKFYLLNANGETAFANLLDAAKSINVPSEKHVRLTLSEYDKSSKLLLCRCSPERADLTLVKEVAEMRQGKALLINAQRELQLDESTEVDREGGVLSRMHGYFIVNEKSKVKVSLNILKPSKRDFNLEAFMHMADKWSSLNSPDLMKMYGFTLYQPIAMVMESTGMGPLNKYLSRVTVTVSALLDIVYSLLKAIVYLQDHNMVHNNIRCASLFVMSNSHTDGDIYVRLGDPGFQASLSCHDIPWIPQEYHKGLDLSRYDLQTDIWACATTMWEIFSRGASPLSYISCFKNDQPPRLPKPKLCPDQLYDEIMCQGWVERELRFKPQSVLIKLHCIKQKSNIVYTDVETVSTTESQASGISAETEEVSLHQNGDHSIPSSGGSDLSINSDRHNGLVKTPNGLHPTHWLGRSDDGFFPKNIFKEKDYEILYQGQIGCGNYGNVFRGEVHEINDSTHRLKVAIKVLNIPQNASGMVDFENECKIMKKLNHPNIVQIFDCRTENPNNVEIVMEYVEKSSLDNYLKMKEIAKVKTAELLRFAKDIASGMEYLQLQKIVHRDLAARNVLVDRNERLKISDFGLARFVNIDGYYTCRDLDKKVPITWYAPETLSQMIYTVHSDVWSYGVTLYEIFSGGMDPCLLKGEQLSADSLLKLLNDGVRLQRPPYCPRNIYEKLMLPCWAQRKTLRPTFTTILDTIDKLTPEYGEEV from the exons atggcatcgagtgagatttttctctacaacaTCAACGAATATGCAACGATTGATCATTGTCCAACAGCTACATGTGAGGCTGTGTGCAATCTTGTCTGCAGGAAGCTGAAAGTTCAGCCAATTGTTGAACTTCTCTTTGGACTCCGGCCCTGTGGATCCCGGAATTTTGTTGCACCCTGTCAGCCTCTTGTGGCAAAGCAGAAATATGAGTTCCGCATAAGGTACAAG cTACCTGATGTGACAAAGTTGAAGGACTTGGACAAGGAGTTGTTCAAGTATTATTTTAGTCAAGTTAAACATGACTTGTTGGAGAATAAAATCCCCCATTTGCAATATGAGGAGCATTCGAGAAAAATCATGGGGTTGGTGCTTACGGATATGTACCTCGAAATGGTGCAGAATAAAGTGTCACCGCAAGAATTGATGGGACGTTACAAGAGGTACGTTCCGAAGGTGATAATGAAGAAGTACACGATGTTGTTTGTGAAGCGTGCCATTAAGAAGGAATTGGATATGATTGAGAAATTCGATCATGATCCCTTCTACATTATTCAGTCGTACATTTCGGAGATCTCAAATATTGCACCTGAGTACCTAACGGAGGAATATTCAGCCAGTACACCCTATCTCAGGGAGAGAGATCAAACGCCCAAGAGGAATTCGTGTCCAGTTACGCTGCGTATATCGCCGTATCATGCGGATCAGCCGGGACTTAGAGTGCACTATGCATACAAGAATATGTGGCACAATATAACAATTGAGAATATGAGTGGTATTGAAATGCACAACCTTGAAGTGAGGATTATTACGCAAAATGAACGAGAGAAATTTGTTCTGACCTTCAAGGATCGCGATAGTATGGAATCTTTTGTTAGTTGCCTATCCGGCTACTATCGGCTCATGGTCAAATGGTCAGTTAATCTCTGTGCAGGCTATCCATCGCCGTCTCTTCAGGAGTTGGAAAAGATGCGCTGCCACGGGCCAATTGGCAAGGAATTTGCCtacaagaaaatccaattgaaCAGCAATGAGAGTGGATCCTTCCTTGTGCGTACATCAGAAGAGCAGTACGATGTCTATTTCATTGACATTGCTTTCCAAAAGGACGACTTTAGGACCTTTACTGTTACATAtag ggatggaaaattttatctacTTAATGCAAATGGTGAGACAGCATTTGCAAATCTCTTGGATGCTGCTAAAAGCATAAATGTACCTTCGGAAAAGCACGTACGACTTACACTGTCGGAATACGATAAATCCTCGAAACTCCTGCTCTGTCGCTGTTCACCTGAACGTGCTGATTTGACGCTTGTGAAGGAAGTGGCGGAAATGCGTCAGGGTAAGGCACTCCTGATAAATGCTCAGCGTGAATTGCAATTGGATGAGAGTACGGAGGTTGATCGTGAAGGGGGTGTCCTATCGCGAATGCATGGATATTTCATTGTGAATGAAAAGAGCAAAGTTAAGGTTTCCCTGAATATACTGAAGCCGAGTAAGAGGGACTTCAATTTGGAGGCATTCATGCATATGGCGGATAAGTGGAGTAGCTTAAATTCACCGGATCTCATGAAGATGTATGGCTTTACGCTGTACCAACCCATTGCAATGGTGATGGAGTCTACGGGCATGGGGCCACTGAATAAGTACCTAAGTCGCGTAACTGTTACTGTTTCTGCCCTGCTGGACATTGTGTACTCCTTATTGAAGGCAATTGTGTACCTGCAAGATCACAATATGGTCCACAACAACATTCGCTGTGCTTCGTTGTTTGTTATGAGTAATAGTCATACGGATGGTGATATCTACGTTAGACTTGGGGATCCGGGCTTTCAGGCGTCGCTCTCGTGTCACGA CATTCCGTGGATACCTCAGGAGTACCACAAAGGACTCGATTTGTCACGGTATGACCTACAGACGGATATTTGGGCATGTGCAACAACAATGTGGGAGATTTTCTCACGTGGCGCCTCACCACTTTCCTACATTTCATGCTTCAAGAATGATCAACCACCGAGGCTGCCAAAGCCCAAACTCTGCCCTGATCAGCTGTACGACGAAATAATGTGTCAGGGATGGGTTGAGAGGGAGTTACGCTTCAAGCCTCAGTCTGTTCTCATTAAATTGCACTGTATCAAGCAAAAGTCCAACATAGTCTACACAGATGTTGAAACAGTCTCAACAACGGAATCTCAAGCGAGTGGTATTAGTGCTGAAACGGAGGAGGTTAGTCTGCATCAGAATGGTGATCATTCAATACCCAGTTCAGGGGGTAGTGATCTATCTATTAATTCCGATCGGCACAATGGGCTTGTTAAGACTCCGAATGGCCTCCATCCCACCCATTGGTTGGGTCGCAGTGATGATGGTTTCTTtccgaaaaatattttcaaggaaaagGACTATGAAATTTTGTATCAGGGACAAATTGGATGTGGAAACTATGGGAATGTTTTCCGCGGGGAGGTACACGAGATCAATGATTCAACGCACAGATTAAAGGTGGCCATAAAGGTGCTCAATATACCGCAAAATGCAAGCGGGATGGTTGATTTTGAGaatgaatgcaaaataatgaagaaactcaatcatccgaatattgtGCAAATATTTGACTGTAGAACGGAAAATCCGAATAATGTGGAAATCGTAATGGaatatgtggaaaaaagtTCACTTGATAATTATCtcaaaatgaaggaaatcgCCAAAGTCAAGACAGCTGAATTGCTGAGATTTGCCAAAGATATTGCCAGT gGAATGGAGTACCTGCAGCTCCAGAAGATAGTCCATCGAGATTTGGCGGCTCGAAATGTTCTAGTCGATAGGAATGAGAGACTGAAAATATCCGACTTTGGTCTGGCGAGATTCGTCAACATCGACGGATACTACACGTGTCGTGATCTCGACAAGAAGGTCCCAATTACATGGTATGCCCCCGAAACTCTCTCGCAGATGATCTACACCGTCCATTCGGACGTCTGGTCGTACGGAGTGACGCTCTATGAGATCTTCTCGGGCGGCATGGATCCGTGTCTGCTGAAGGGTGAACAACTCAGTGCAGATTCTCTTCTCAAACTTCTCAATGATGGCGTAAG ACTCCAACGGCCTCCGTATTGCCCgagaaatatttatgagaaattaatGTTGCCATGTTGGGCACAAAGGAAGACTCTACGGCCAACATTCACAACAATTCTCGATACAATTGATAAGCTTACGCCGGAGTATGGGgaagaagtttaa